A single region of the Planctomycetia bacterium genome encodes:
- the bla gene encoding subclass B3 metallo-beta-lactamase produces MVRLFSFVALSLFACVGIDVGVARADAPFPAHRVAGNTYYVGSQELASFLITTPDGHFLINSSFEETVPLIRGAVESLGFKLSDVKYLLASHAHSDHVAGHAKMRALTGAKVLVMQGDDGVISAGGAGQYLYADSRWPECPVDRVLKDGDEVKLGGTTLVARRTPGHTRGCTTWTWKETVDGKTLDVVVIGSPNVNPGYRLVDNADYPTIAADYTQTFTVLKSLQCDVFLGAHGNYYDMLAKHERLEKKAPGNPFLDPQGYGAYVATKEAAFRKKLAEQQAEPRTKLTNQ; encoded by the coding sequence ATGGTGCGTCTCTTTTCGTTCGTCGCGTTGAGCTTGTTCGCTTGCGTCGGCATCGATGTCGGCGTCGCTCGGGCCGATGCTCCGTTTCCCGCGCATCGCGTCGCCGGCAATACCTACTACGTCGGCTCGCAAGAGTTGGCGAGCTTCCTGATCACGACACCCGACGGGCACTTCCTCATCAACAGCAGCTTCGAGGAGACGGTGCCGCTCATTCGCGGCGCCGTCGAATCGCTCGGCTTCAAGTTGAGCGATGTGAAGTACCTGCTCGCCAGTCATGCCCATTCCGACCACGTCGCCGGGCATGCGAAGATGCGCGCCCTCACCGGCGCGAAGGTGCTGGTGATGCAGGGAGACGACGGCGTCATCAGCGCGGGAGGCGCAGGACAATATCTCTATGCCGATAGCCGCTGGCCCGAATGCCCGGTCGATCGCGTCTTGAAAGACGGCGACGAAGTGAAGCTCGGAGGGACGACGCTCGTAGCGCGGCGCACTCCCGGCCATACGCGCGGCTGCACGACCTGGACTTGGAAGGAAACGGTCGACGGCAAAACGCTCGACGTCGTCGTGATCGGCAGCCCGAACGTAAACCCCGGCTACCGCTTGGTCGACAACGCCGACTACCCGACCATCGCGGCCGATTACACGCAAACCTTTACCGTGCTGAAGAGCCTGCAGTGCGACGTCTTCCTCGGCGCCCACGGCAACTACTACGACATGCTCGCCAAGCATGAGCGGCTCGAAAAGAAAGCACCGGGAAATCCGTTCCTCGATCCGCAAGGCTATGGAGCCTACGTCGCGACGAAGGAAGCGGCGTTTCGCAAGAAGCTGGCCGAGCAACAAGCCGAACCAAGGACGAAGCTCACGAATCAATAG